The stretch of DNA CAGTCTCCAAGGCGTTCCGGGATGCTTGACGCCCTCGGAGCTTTGGATGCCGTCCGCCTGCGCGCCATAAGGAGCTCCCAGTTGCAGGCCCGCGGCCTTCGCATGTCTGAACACTAGATCATATATTTCGTTCTTGGCGACCGACGTCCGCGAGAGACTCGACACTTTGAACGCCAGTTCGACTTCGATCGCCGACGCATCGAGACCGATGACGGAAACTGACGGAGGAGGAGACTTCAGTGTGCAGTTGGCGCTCAACAGTGCGGTCCTCATGGTCTCTTCGACCACGGCTGGCGGACGAGTCGGGAGGATGCGAATGGTGATCGTGGTGCCATGGGTCTCGTCCGTCCCGGTCATGTTCGTGAGGCGGGCCTTGGCAAGCGCGCTGTTCGGGACGATGATCAAATCGTTCGTGTTGCTGAGCAGGTGCGTAGCGCGCCAGTTTGTCTCGACCACGCGGCCCTGCGCGCCGTCTTCAAGGGCTATCCAGTCGCCAACGGTGTATGGCCGGCCAAGGTTGAGGGCGATGCCCGAGAAGACGTCGTTCAAAGTGCTCTGGAGAGCAAGGCCGAGAACGATGGCAAAAACACCCGAGGTGGCGATAAGTGTCCCGACCGGTAGACTGAACACGAAGGCGATGACGGCAAGCGCTGCGCCCGAGTAAATCACGCCGACAAGCAGATCCTGGATCAGTCGACCCTCTCTTGGTTTCTGCTCGAAAATCAGGAAGAGGCGGACCGCACTCACCAACGTCATCGCACCGCCGATCCACCAAGTGGCCTTCGCAAGTCCGATGAATATTCGGTGGGTGAGATCTTCTGCCGTCGCGTCGCCGTTCCAAGGCGCGACTTTGTTGGCGACGAGAAGGACAGTGAGGAGGGCGAAGAACATCACATTGGCAGCGAAGCGTGTTGCAGAGTGCCCGCGTGCCAGCAATCGCGCTATCATCGTAAGGGCAACCAGTGCTGCGAACTGTGCGATCGGGTCTCCAACGATACTAGAAAAGCCGACCATGATGTCTCCGGGTTTCAACAGTCCGGGACAAGCTACCATGACCCATCGCCGCGCCCAACGCGACGAACAGTTGGTATGCTCGACCAGGTCGAGAGGAACCAATACCGTGCCTATTTCAGTCAGTTACCGTATGCTATCGACACATACGGAACGGCGCTCGTTCGTGGGGAATAGAGGCCCGTCCTCCCTCAATCGAGGAGGAGCCTGCAGCTCTCCAGGGTGGTCGACTGCCACTAGCTTCGCCGTGTCGTTTCGAACAGGAACCAGAGGCGGCGCTCGGTCTCGTCGATCCAGTTTTCGATCAGACTGGTGGTGGCGTGATCGTTATGCGACGACGTCGTCTCATGTGCAGAGCGGAGGCTGGCGACCAGCGTTTTATTGTCCTCGCGCAGCTCTGCAAGCATGTCATCCGGCGTGACGAAGTCGGCGTCGTTGTCCGACAGGCGCTGAAGTCTGGCGATGTGGCCGACCGAGCGAAGCGTGGTTCCGCCGATCTTTCGGGCACGCTCCGCTATGTCGTCGGTCATGGCGAAGATCTGCGAGGCTTGCTCGTCCAACATAAGATGGTAGTCGCGGAAGTGAGGCCCAGACATGTGCCAATGGAAGTTCTTTGTTTTCAGGTACAGCGTGAAGACGTCGGCAAGGAGAGCGTTCAAGGCTCCCGTGACGTCGGTGACGGCATTTTGACCAAGGTCGGTCGGCGTCTTGAGAGGCAGGTCTCTATGACGCTTTACATCTTCTCTATCCATCCTCGTTCTCCGTTGAATGCCGTACTGATCTCAGTCGTCACGGATTGTCTGCGGTCGTCCCTTCGACTTGCGGAGGGGCTGACGCAGCCGGTAGCGGCGGTCCGTCACTGCAAACTGGCGCATAGTTGAAACGGAAGCTCAGCTACCAGAGCCCCAGTGTCGTCTGTTATTTCAAAGGCAAGGCCATCGATTGGCTCGTCGTTCGCGACGAGCTCGGAAATCATCCGACGTGCGATCGAGACCGCCTCTGCAACGCCGCTGTCCGATCGGAGATCGACGCCGTCATAATCGGGATCAAATCCTTCCTGCATGCGGATGTGGAAGTAATACTTCGCCATGAAACGGCACTGTCCTCTGGGTCGTTTGATCCTCGCGCAGTTCTTCCAGGGAACTCGGCTCAAACTGCTACGGAGAATAGTGACTGAACACCAAGTCCTTCGACGGGTCCAGTTTGGTGTGACAGGCGAAGCAGGTCTGTAGGAGCGGCTCGCTCTGGTTCGCCACTCCCTTCTCGAACTGCCCATATCCCCAGCCACCGGTATCCGTGTATTTCTTTGAGTCCTTTACGCTGATCTGGACGTTCGTCGGGTCGCCCGCCACAAAGGATTGCGGCGCCGGAAAGACTGCGTCATTTTCGGGAGAAGATTGATAGACATATGCCAAGCGCGCGATCACTGCCCCATCCGGAAACGGCCGCGTGCCTTCGCGGAAGGCCTTGACCACGACGTCGTTTCCAAGGATCGCGCGGATGTCATTGTTCTTACCAGCCTCGTGGGCGATCGTGATGACGCGCCAGTCGCGGTATCCGTCCGGAAGGCTCACTCCATAAACCGGAGAAACGTTGTTCGTCGCGCTGTCGGGCACTACCGCGGCGAGGCATGACCCGGCGATGCCTGTGACTAGCAGTAAGGATGCCATGATCTTTCGCATTTTAACCTCCATCTGGATAGACCGTCGCTACCGTCAATGCGGCAAGGGCTCCACCGGCGATCTCCACGATGACGAACAATAGCGTACCAGGCACCGATGCGCCGTCGGGTGTCGCGAGCAGCGCCACCGCTACGGCCGGGTTCGCGATCGAACCGGTGGGCGTGGACAAAATTGCGGCCATCAGCCAGAGGCCGACAGCGAATGGTCCGACGAGCTTGCTGGTGCTGCGCGTACAACAAAAAACAATGGTCATAAGACCGAATGACGCCACCCCCTCGCTTGCTAGTGCGGCCATGTCGGGGAGGCCATCACCCGGCTGCCCCGGCACCTTTTTGAAAATCGCACAGGCCACCAGCGCACCCGCCAGACCACCTGCGACCTGGGCGGCTAGATACCATGCCGTGCAGTCCAGTTGCCGTCGTCCAAAAAGCCATTGCACCAGCGTGATGGTAGGGTTGAAGTGCCCTCCCGAAACCGCGCCGAAGGCCAAGATCAAACCGATCAGGCTCCCCGAGATCGATAACGCCGACGAGACCTCCGAGCTGCCGCCATGGAGGCCGGATCCGACGACCACGAGCAACAGCATGGCTGTTCCAACGCCTTCGGCCAGAGATCGACGGAGCAGTGAGGCGCTGCCGTCTTCGACGAAACATCTCGGTAGAGGCTTCGGAACCAGCCTCAGGTGTCCGGAGTCCATCTCGCCTCCACCG from Rhizobium leguminosarum bv. trifolii WSM1325 encodes:
- a CDS encoding cyclic nucleotide-regulated small mechanosensitive ion channel (PFAM: MscS Mechanosensitive ion channel; cyclic nucleotide-binding~SMART: cyclic nucleotide-binding~KEGG: mechanosensitive ion channel protein), producing MVGFSSIVGDPIAQFAALVALTMIARLLARGHSATRFAANVMFFALLTVLLVANKVAPWNGDATAEDLTHRIFIGLAKATWWIGGAMTLVSAVRLFLIFEQKPREGRLIQDLLVGVIYSGAALAVIAFVFSLPVGTLIATSGVFAIVLGLALQSTLNDVFSGIALNLGRPYTVGDWIALEDGAQGRVVETNWRATHLLSNTNDLIIVPNSALAKARLTNMTGTDETHGTTITIRILPTRPPAVVEETMRTALLSANCTLKSPPPSVSVIGLDASAIEVELAFKVSSLSRTSVAKNEIYDLVFRHAKAAGLQLGAPYGAQADGIQSSEGVKHPGTPWRLLSSIALFSTLTEDEMESLAASMKRLTFKKDMVIAPQDASMTSLMIVRSGVVVVEKQTEESCEELTRLAPGDLFGERGVLMGAPETARMRALTFVVVYEISKDHLAGVMHDRPSLVEELGELLAKRMQSEEHLGAINDKAAGSRPTSLAARIRHLFEVPHIPRK
- a CDS encoding Ferritin Dps family protein (PFAM: Ferritin Dps family protein~KEGG: atc:AGR_L_212 hypothetical protein); protein product: MDREDVKRHRDLPLKTPTDLGQNAVTDVTGALNALLADVFTLYLKTKNFHWHMSGPHFRDYHLMLDEQASQIFAMTDDIAERARKIGGTTLRSVGHIARLQRLSDNDADFVTPDDMLAELREDNKTLVASLRSAHETTSSHNDHATTSLIENWIDETERRLWFLFETTRRS
- a CDS encoding conserved hypothetical protein (KEGG: atc:AGR_pAT_694 hypothetical protein), with product MAKYYFHIRMQEGFDPDYDGVDLRSDSGVAEAVSIARRMISELVANDEPIDGLAFEITDDTGALVAELPFQLCASLQ
- a CDS encoding putative cytochrome P460 (KEGG: msl:Msil_3585 putative cytochrome P460) — protein: MRKIMASLLLVTGIAGSCLAAVVPDSATNNVSPVYGVSLPDGYRDWRVITIAHEAGKNNDIRAILGNDVVVKAFREGTRPFPDGAVIARLAYVYQSSPENDAVFPAPQSFVAGDPTNVQISVKDSKKYTDTGGWGYGQFEKGVANQSEPLLQTCFACHTKLDPSKDLVFSHYSP
- a CDS encoding major intrinsic protein (PFAM: major intrinsic protein~KEGG: scl:sce5615 MIP family channel protein), giving the protein MDSGHLRLVPKPLPRCFVEDGSASLLRRSLAEGVGTAMLLLVVVGSGLHGGSSEVSSALSISGSLIGLILAFGAVSGGHFNPTITLVQWLFGRRQLDCTAWYLAAQVAGGLAGALVACAIFKKVPGQPGDGLPDMAALASEGVASFGLMTIVFCCTRSTSKLVGPFAVGLWLMAAILSTPTGSIANPAVAVALLATPDGASVPGTLLFVIVEIAGGALAALTVATVYPDGG